A section of the Paenibacillus odorifer genome encodes:
- a CDS encoding ABC transporter permease: MHKASAIKTVRGNNLWYRLKEQKWLFLLMLPALIATLLFSYGPMFGMYMAFTNYQPGGGTFFQQFFHAEFVGFKWFEYFFTTGDFYRVMRNTLATSLLTLLFGFPAPIILALVLNEARQGFFKRFVQTVSYLPHFISWVIAANIVITLLASDGMFNNLLVTLGIVQEPVAFLQNGPLFWWIIALSNMWKEMGFSAIMYLAAISAINPELYEAARVDGASRFRQMWHITLPALRPTIVILGILAVGGILNAGFEQQYLLQNNTVLEYSEVIDIYAYKYGLQNSMFSYGAAVGVFKSVIAFILVVIVNRISRKVNDQALF; the protein is encoded by the coding sequence ATGCATAAAGCAAGCGCTATCAAAACAGTCAGAGGCAATAATCTGTGGTACAGATTAAAAGAGCAGAAATGGTTATTTTTGCTGATGCTGCCTGCCTTAATTGCGACATTGCTATTTTCTTATGGTCCTATGTTTGGGATGTATATGGCGTTTACGAATTATCAGCCGGGCGGAGGAACATTTTTTCAACAATTTTTCCATGCAGAGTTTGTAGGATTCAAGTGGTTTGAGTATTTCTTTACTACCGGAGACTTCTACCGTGTAATGCGCAATACGCTCGCTACAAGCTTGCTGACCTTGTTATTCGGGTTTCCAGCACCGATCATCCTCGCACTTGTACTGAATGAAGCTAGACAGGGATTTTTCAAAAGATTTGTACAGACGGTTTCTTATCTGCCGCATTTTATCTCATGGGTTATCGCTGCAAACATCGTGATTACACTGCTGGCTTCCGATGGGATGTTTAACAATTTACTGGTGACGTTGGGCATTGTTCAGGAACCGGTTGCTTTTCTACAAAATGGACCGCTATTCTGGTGGATTATCGCTTTGTCCAATATGTGGAAGGAAATGGGCTTCAGCGCCATTATGTATCTTGCTGCAATTTCCGCTATTAATCCAGAGCTCTACGAAGCAGCTAGAGTGGATGGAGCCAGTCGCTTCCGGCAAATGTGGCATATTACGTTGCCAGCCTTGCGTCCAACCATTGTTATTTTAGGGATTCTTGCCGTCGGAGGCATTTTGAATGCGGGCTTTGAACAACAATACCTGCTGCAAAATAATACCGTGCTTGAGTATTCAGAGGTTATCGATATTTATGCATATAAATACGGGCTACAAAACAGCATGTTCTCCTACGGGGCGGCCGTTGGGGTATTTAAATCCGTGATTGCCTTCATACTTGTTGTAATTGTGAATCGAATTTCTAGAAAAGTGAACGACCAAGCGTTGTTCTAA
- a CDS encoding cache domain-containing sensor histidine kinase: MPFIDLSFRSKLFSVFVLVTIVPMMLFAYLSYELTKSKLTDQIYSNMMNSTAQINKNLENKLDSYEHISASIYLDNRLASYLTSEYQDDPSYLDVYQYIGNRMDTIMTAYPDFDSVFIYSDNESLPKDDYYIKPVTAEVKETELFKQLQQSHGNIIHLSSPQTEDSPAMFTLARFLNNNRNQYPYGILVFRISESVIYSLMEEEAGGKDIFIINDKGLILSAADKHLLNTSLPELLDQKFDESPSGRFDTTYKGVKAFAVYNTLKNGWKTVSIFPYDSIIQDAKSLSDLIIKISLGFIGVALLLIYITASLFSKRIRTLIRMIRRLERGDFNHSTEEHLGNDEIGQLHFAFKQMTTRLKSLITEVYQKELQSKEAELDLLQAQINPHFLYNTLGSISSLALKHQDTRIQDLVLHLAKFYRISLNKGKSILTIHEELKLTQSYNAIQLIRFKGQLNITYTVDEAILPYSTVKLALQPFVENAVLHAVWSQESPLNIHIKGVMEANDIILSVIDDGMGMSRETLSSLLEDKPGRGYGITNVDRRIKLKFGEHYGVKVFSRLGIGTTVQIRLPQKEV; encoded by the coding sequence ATGCCTTTTATCGATTTGAGCTTTCGCTCCAAGCTGTTCAGCGTATTTGTGCTAGTGACCATTGTTCCGATGATGCTTTTCGCCTACCTTTCCTACGAATTAACAAAATCAAAATTAACGGATCAGATTTACAGCAATATGATGAATTCAACAGCTCAGATTAATAAAAATTTGGAAAACAAGCTGGACAGCTATGAACATATTTCAGCTTCCATCTACCTGGATAACAGACTTGCCAGCTACCTCACGAGTGAATACCAGGATGATCCTTCTTATCTGGATGTCTATCAATACATAGGCAACCGCATGGACACGATAATGACTGCCTATCCTGATTTTGATAGCGTTTTCATTTATTCGGACAATGAATCACTGCCCAAAGATGATTACTATATCAAGCCGGTGACAGCTGAGGTTAAAGAGACCGAGCTGTTCAAGCAGCTTCAGCAGTCACATGGGAATATCATTCATCTATCCTCACCGCAGACCGAAGATAGTCCGGCCATGTTTACCTTAGCAAGATTTTTGAACAATAACCGCAATCAATATCCCTACGGTATTCTGGTCTTCAGAATCTCCGAATCGGTCATCTATTCTTTAATGGAGGAAGAAGCGGGCGGGAAAGATATTTTTATTATTAATGACAAAGGGCTTATTCTCTCAGCAGCAGACAAGCACTTATTAAATACGAGCCTGCCGGAATTGCTTGATCAGAAATTCGATGAGTCACCATCGGGCAGATTTGATACAACTTACAAAGGGGTAAAGGCATTCGCGGTCTACAACACGCTCAAAAATGGATGGAAAACTGTATCTATCTTCCCCTATGACAGCATCATTCAGGACGCTAAATCACTCTCAGATCTGATTATCAAAATCTCACTGGGCTTTATTGGTGTGGCCCTCCTGCTGATTTACATTACGGCGTCGCTGTTCAGCAAGCGTATCCGTACTTTAATCCGGATGATCCGCCGCCTGGAACGGGGCGATTTCAATCATAGTACAGAAGAACATTTGGGGAATGATGAGATTGGCCAGCTGCATTTTGCCTTCAAGCAAATGACCACCCGGCTCAAAAGTCTCATTACCGAGGTGTATCAGAAGGAGCTGCAGAGTAAGGAGGCCGAGCTTGACCTGCTGCAAGCGCAAATCAACCCTCATTTTCTGTACAACACGCTGGGCTCCATCTCGTCGCTTGCCCTAAAACATCAAGATACGCGTATACAAGATTTGGTGCTTCATCTAGCCAAGTTTTATCGAATCTCCTTGAATAAAGGGAAAAGTATATTGACCATCCACGAGGAATTAAAGCTGACCCAGAGCTACAACGCCATTCAGCTAATCCGCTTTAAAGGCCAACTGAACATTACTTACACAGTAGATGAAGCGATCCTGCCCTACTCTACTGTCAAGCTTGCCTTACAGCCTTTTGTGGAGAATGCAGTGCTGCATGCCGTGTGGAGCCAAGAAAGTCCGCTGAACATTCATATCAAAGGTGTCATGGAAGCAAACGATATTATCTTGTCGGTAATCGATGATGGCATGGGGATGAGCCGCGAGACGCTCAGTTCTTTGCTTGAGGATAAGCCTGGACGAGGGTATGGAATCACTAACGTTGATCGCCGCATCAAACTGAAATTTGGTGAGCACTACGGCGTTAAAGTGTTTAGCAGACTAGGAATAGGCACCACCGTGCAGATTCGTTTACCACAAAAAGAGGTGTAG
- a CDS encoding S-layer homology domain-containing protein: protein MFGRVMKRGFLFFLMISLVLGSGGQFAGKVYAEDTNSYEAEADGNILTGNASISDHPAASGGKKVGGMYQGSSLLFNNVTVNEPGNYKITVYYISGDSRPFNISAKGGDKQFEEPSKTVDWDTVGTYDVTLPLNAGANNILIDDNNWYSPDIDKIVIRGLDDSDPGEGPGGDWKEKLHGVIMEAEATENMLTGNAKVADSSVGSGGKIVTDLNKNSSLQFTNVAVPAAGTYLIRISYISGDQRPVYMQVNDGMDEMIDLPKTASWSTVGTYDVEASLVEGLNTITFSDHDWYSPDFDRIEIIPYTLSYEAESPLNVLTGEAQVSESPNASGGQKVGYLNSGSSITFNKITAPMTGDYRITVAYISGDPRSFYVSANGGAEQYYELPKTPDWDTVGMYELTLPLNEGENTIKFTDGNWYAPDLDRIIVEPAMGVDPNPPVEEDGDLGTPGASKNYGAITVTEYTYGLLVSNGQYEVSYNTKSGYASYNWADGQKLHGIYSSIKIGDTLVETTSYESHTIVGAPVEIQDGFGKGVELTFVHTSTGKPTLKQVYKFYDDQKYFLTRLDVASDTAVKTNYMSPITVKRTGGVDIGASADNRVLTVPFDNDAWIRYKSQSMNRADTSYEVTTVFNNSTRSGLVLGSVTHDTWKTGIDWKGSANRLNELVVYGGAASDVTRDTQPHGSLSGTNLSSPMIMVGAFSDYRTGLEEYGKANAIITPALELNPELPQGVPVGFNSWGAYEGTLSYQDVVDVSNYYKENLQNFNNNGNVFINMDSYWDNLNDKQLADAVSVIKGNGQHAGIYWAPFVYWGNNMDQIVEGTDNKYTYGDIVLKDAAGQPLPTLDGAFPLDVTHPGAQLRMNYFLDKFKGLGFTFIKLDFLTHGSLEGQHFDPTITTGIQAYNEGMRYVKERLDGKMFISASIAPIFPSQYAHSRRISCDTYGKINETEYMLNSLTYGFWQNGTIYTYTDPDHLALARATSLTEARSRMNSGVIAGTVLLGSDNVNDSKAQEYMTALFNNKDVLDLALKGKVFKPLEGNTNANAADTFVMKDGNDYYLAVFNYSASASADKQVDLGRAGLDAAEIYTTQDLWTGEVSSATGTMKLSLQPTESKLVKLTAAPKQVTGITLDKTELSLTAGETGKLTATVSPEDATDKAVLWTSSDTSVATVVYGTVTAVEAGKATITVETVDGGFKASAKITVKKASTGEPSNPGNPGEPGNPGEPSNPGEPSNPGEPSSPGEPSNPGEPSNPGEPSNPGEPSSPGEPSNPGEPSNPGNPGNPGEPSNPGNPGNNGGTSGSTSGSTSGQENAAGTLILMPDMLELDSSTGQVVVEIKGDIQQFQLSSAVVRQLANHTLVLNAGKLSLQVPAELIHQLQNKLPEGQREDSTIALKMVNLSSKADELVATVASSTNAAVVLKGDIYEFSLSITTKSGITDTLATFDKPITLIMPVAEGFNAKRGGVYYIADNGRLEYIQADYANGVLKAEVSHFSKYAVLELNRIFVDVPANHWANPVIQELSSKLYVQGTSKEKFEPSRAVTRAEFTSMLVHALGLTATGKESFADVAPSAWYAEPISIAYKAGIVSGRSASKFEPGAQITREEITVMLMKAYELNNGVTANGATTNGATTNGETTNGATTNGATTNGATAAAFTDMNQVSAWATASVNEAANLGLIQGQSHERFAPKGITSRAEAAQVIYNLILK, encoded by the coding sequence ATGTTTGGACGTGTAATGAAAAGAGGGTTCTTGTTCTTTCTTATGATCAGCTTAGTGTTAGGCAGCGGTGGTCAGTTTGCCGGCAAGGTTTACGCCGAGGATACAAATAGCTATGAAGCTGAAGCGGATGGGAATATTCTGACGGGTAATGCGTCAATTTCTGACCACCCAGCGGCTTCCGGAGGGAAAAAAGTTGGCGGCATGTATCAAGGCAGCTCCTTGTTGTTCAATAATGTGACCGTAAACGAGCCAGGGAATTATAAAATTACAGTGTATTATATTTCTGGCGATTCGCGCCCGTTTAATATCAGTGCCAAAGGCGGTGACAAGCAATTTGAAGAACCGTCCAAGACTGTGGACTGGGATACGGTAGGCACTTATGATGTGACGCTTCCGCTGAACGCGGGTGCTAATAACATCTTGATCGATGACAACAACTGGTATTCTCCAGACATCGATAAGATCGTAATCCGTGGACTAGACGACAGCGATCCAGGTGAAGGACCCGGAGGTGACTGGAAGGAGAAGCTGCATGGTGTGATCATGGAAGCCGAGGCTACTGAGAATATGCTTACAGGCAACGCCAAAGTGGCGGACAGCAGTGTGGGCTCTGGCGGTAAAATCGTAACGGATCTGAACAAAAACAGTTCCTTACAGTTCACAAATGTTGCAGTACCAGCAGCGGGAACGTATTTAATCCGCATCTCCTATATTTCCGGCGATCAACGTCCTGTCTATATGCAGGTTAACGATGGAATGGATGAAATGATCGACCTGCCAAAGACGGCAAGCTGGAGCACCGTGGGAACCTATGATGTGGAGGCCTCTTTGGTAGAGGGTTTGAATACTATCACCTTCTCAGATCATGATTGGTATTCTCCAGATTTCGACCGGATAGAAATTATTCCTTATACCCTCAGCTATGAAGCAGAATCTCCGCTCAATGTTTTGACAGGTGAGGCCCAAGTTTCCGAAAGCCCGAATGCTTCGGGTGGCCAGAAGGTAGGGTACTTGAATAGCGGCAGTTCCATAACCTTCAACAAGATTACAGCCCCTATGACTGGTGATTACCGAATCACAGTCGCCTACATTTCAGGTGACCCACGCAGCTTCTACGTTAGTGCGAATGGTGGTGCAGAACAGTATTATGAGCTGCCCAAGACACCGGACTGGGATACGGTTGGAATGTATGAACTTACACTGCCACTGAACGAAGGCGAGAATACAATCAAATTTACAGATGGCAACTGGTATGCGCCAGATCTGGACCGAATTATAGTTGAGCCAGCCATGGGTGTGGATCCTAATCCCCCAGTGGAGGAAGACGGTGATTTAGGAACACCGGGCGCTTCGAAGAACTACGGAGCTATCACAGTTACCGAATATACTTACGGACTGCTTGTATCAAATGGCCAATATGAAGTGTCCTATAATACCAAGTCTGGATATGCAAGCTATAACTGGGCTGACGGACAGAAGCTGCATGGGATCTATAGCAGTATCAAAATCGGCGATACGCTCGTTGAGACTACAAGCTATGAGAGTCATACAATTGTTGGTGCTCCGGTAGAAATTCAGGATGGTTTCGGCAAAGGCGTGGAGCTAACTTTTGTCCACACTTCCACAGGAAAACCGACGCTAAAGCAGGTCTACAAGTTTTATGACGATCAAAAGTATTTTCTGACCCGTCTGGATGTCGCCAGTGATACAGCGGTCAAGACCAACTATATGTCACCTATTACCGTAAAACGTACAGGTGGTGTGGATATCGGAGCTAGTGCGGATAATCGTGTGCTTACAGTTCCTTTTGACAACGATGCTTGGATTCGTTATAAATCTCAATCTATGAACCGTGCAGATACCAGCTATGAGGTGACTACTGTGTTTAACAACTCGACACGCAGCGGCCTTGTGCTTGGCTCTGTAACTCATGATACCTGGAAGACAGGCATCGACTGGAAGGGTTCCGCCAATCGGCTGAATGAGCTGGTCGTATATGGCGGTGCAGCTAGTGATGTTACCCGCGATACCCAGCCACATGGCAGCTTAAGTGGAACAAACTTGTCCTCACCTATGATCATGGTAGGGGCCTTCAGTGATTACCGTACAGGGCTTGAGGAGTATGGCAAAGCTAATGCGATCATTACACCTGCACTTGAGCTAAACCCCGAGCTGCCACAAGGCGTACCGGTTGGTTTTAATAGCTGGGGAGCTTACGAGGGTACACTTTCGTATCAGGATGTAGTGGATGTCTCCAATTACTATAAAGAGAATCTGCAAAATTTCAATAATAACGGCAATGTATTTATTAACATGGATTCTTATTGGGATAATCTGAATGATAAGCAGCTGGCTGACGCCGTATCGGTTATTAAAGGGAATGGCCAGCATGCGGGTATTTATTGGGCACCGTTTGTATACTGGGGCAACAATATGGACCAGATTGTAGAGGGAACTGACAATAAATATACTTACGGCGATATTGTCCTTAAGGATGCCGCGGGTCAACCGCTGCCGACTCTGGACGGGGCTTTTCCTTTGGATGTAACACATCCTGGTGCCCAATTGCGCATGAACTATTTTTTGGACAAATTTAAAGGTCTGGGCTTCACCTTCATCAAATTAGATTTTTTAACGCATGGTTCGCTTGAGGGGCAACATTTCGATCCAACTATAACGACAGGAATCCAAGCTTATAATGAAGGAATGCGTTATGTGAAAGAACGTCTGGATGGAAAAATGTTCATTAGCGCATCAATTGCGCCTATTTTCCCGAGCCAATATGCGCATAGCCGACGAATTTCCTGCGACACTTACGGCAAGATCAATGAAACCGAATATATGCTGAATTCATTAACCTATGGCTTTTGGCAAAATGGCACGATCTACACCTACACCGATCCTGATCATTTGGCATTGGCCCGTGCTACCAGCTTGACTGAAGCGCGTAGCCGTATGAACTCTGGCGTTATCGCTGGAACAGTACTGCTTGGCTCTGACAATGTTAACGACTCAAAAGCACAGGAGTACATGACCGCTTTGTTCAACAACAAGGATGTTCTCGATTTAGCTTTAAAAGGAAAAGTGTTCAAGCCACTTGAAGGAAATACAAACGCCAATGCCGCTGATACTTTTGTTATGAAGGATGGCAATGATTATTATCTGGCCGTATTCAATTACAGTGCATCTGCTTCGGCAGATAAGCAAGTTGATCTTGGCCGCGCTGGACTGGATGCTGCAGAGATTTATACTACGCAAGATCTCTGGACAGGAGAAGTTTCCTCTGCCACAGGAACTATGAAATTGTCCTTGCAGCCGACAGAGTCGAAATTGGTAAAATTGACGGCTGCACCTAAGCAAGTAACCGGTATAACACTGGATAAGACAGAGCTTTCGTTGACCGCAGGTGAAACCGGCAAATTGACGGCTACGGTATCGCCGGAAGATGCGACGGATAAAGCAGTCCTCTGGACTTCGAGCGATACCTCTGTAGCTACCGTAGTCTACGGAACAGTAACCGCTGTAGAAGCTGGAAAGGCCACCATTACTGTGGAAACGGTAGACGGTGGATTCAAAGCATCGGCAAAAATCACGGTCAAAAAGGCCTCTACAGGAGAGCCGAGCAATCCAGGAAATCCGGGAGAGCCAGGAAATCCAGGAGAGCCTAGTAATCCGGGAGAGCCTAGTAATCCAGGAGAACCGAGCAGTCCGGGAGAACCGAGTAATCCAGGAGAACCGAGCAATCCGGGAGAGCCTAGTAATCCAGGAGAACCGAGCAGTCCGGGAGAACCGAGCAATCCAGGAGAGCCTAGTAATCCTGGGAATCCAGGAAATCCGGGAGAACCGAGTAATCCTGGGAATCCAGGAAACAATGGCGGTACCTCTGGTAGTACCTCTGGCAGTACTTCGGGTCAAGAGAATGCTGCGGGCACTTTGATTCTCATGCCAGATATGCTGGAATTGGACAGTTCTACTGGCCAGGTAGTGGTTGAGATTAAAGGGGACATCCAACAATTTCAGTTATCCTCTGCTGTAGTCCGACAGTTGGCGAACCACACCCTAGTTTTGAATGCGGGTAAGCTCTCCTTGCAGGTACCAGCGGAGCTAATTCACCAGCTACAAAACAAGCTGCCAGAGGGACAGCGGGAAGATAGCACGATTGCCCTGAAGATGGTGAACCTCAGCAGCAAGGCCGATGAGTTAGTTGCTACAGTGGCTAGTTCTACTAATGCGGCTGTTGTACTAAAGGGAGACATCTATGAATTTAGTCTTTCTATTACCACCAAGTCAGGCATTACAGACACACTCGCTACATTTGATAAGCCGATAACACTCATCATGCCAGTGGCAGAAGGCTTCAATGCTAAACGAGGCGGTGTTTATTATATCGCGGACAATGGCAGGCTGGAATATATTCAAGCTGATTATGCTAACGGTGTATTAAAAGCTGAGGTCAGCCACTTCAGCAAATATGCTGTGCTGGAGTTGAACCGCATCTTTGTCGATGTGCCGGCCAATCACTGGGCTAACCCAGTAATCCAAGAGCTGTCGTCCAAGCTATATGTGCAGGGCACAAGCAAAGAAAAGTTTGAACCAAGCCGGGCAGTTACACGTGCCGAGTTCACTTCGATGCTTGTTCATGCCCTTGGACTGACCGCGACAGGAAAAGAAAGCTTTGCTGATGTTGCTCCATCTGCCTGGTATGCGGAGCCTATCTCAATCGCTTACAAGGCGGGAATCGTGAGTGGTAGAAGTGCGTCCAAGTTTGAGCCGGGAGCACAAATCACCCGTGAAGAAATCACGGTGATGCTAATGAAGGCTTACGAGCTGAACAACGGCGTAACAGCCAATGGTGCAACAACCAACGGCGCAACAACCAATGGTGAAACAACCAACGGTGCAACAACTAACGGCGCAACAACAAACGGCGCAACTGCCGCTGCGTTCACCGACATGAATCAGGTGTCTGCTTGGGCCACTGCTTCTGTTAATGAAGCGGCCAATCTAGGACTGATTCAAGGTCAAAGTCATGAACGGTTTGCACCAAAAGGAATCACTTCGCGCGCAGAAGCAGCTCAAGTGATCTATAATTTGATTTTGAAGTAA
- a CDS encoding response regulator, which translates to MYSIFLVDDEEMGLEMMRDYIRWEEMGIYVVGTASNGREALEKIEAFQPDIILTDVQMPIMNGIELAKKIHECYDHMQIMFLTGHDEFHYVKSALNVGAVGYLLKPLDLTEIESVIEKVKARCEEVQMKQRSMEAAKTKILKELSFEKNAEQAAELANNFNRLTRLPESNRYTMALFSIDPKEAEGEQQSLEECMSRLISYLDHFFKAKNIEVVFVPYKDGETGVFMEATQQPGYYTWEDLAVAIRSALDFTVTAAVGAQAAELALVHNLYKQTRVILNERFYKGTGLIIHAAAISNQFDSEHMPPFERKEWFEAINQLDFEQAAQKLHQYFVGLATLRIKKKIICNWAIDLVDELLEQLHQSVPEGFKRAELYHSIYNALTLHEIEDLILGTAGDAVSMLGERLMDKNTKLVHKVRTVIEQNYDQPITINSLSDQVYLSPNYLRSIFKDKTGITIHDYLTRIRLDKAKELLADGSLKIQDIAQRVGYESTSYFISLFLKNLGVTPNEYRKNI; encoded by the coding sequence GTGTATAGTATTTTTCTGGTAGATGATGAAGAAATGGGTCTTGAGATGATGAGAGATTATATCCGCTGGGAAGAGATGGGCATCTATGTCGTTGGAACAGCGAGCAATGGTAGAGAAGCTTTGGAGAAAATAGAGGCTTTTCAACCGGATATTATTCTTACAGATGTTCAGATGCCGATAATGAATGGAATTGAGTTGGCTAAAAAAATACATGAATGTTATGACCATATGCAAATTATGTTCCTCACCGGACATGATGAATTCCACTATGTTAAATCGGCCCTTAATGTAGGAGCTGTTGGATATTTACTGAAGCCGCTAGATTTGACTGAAATTGAAAGCGTTATCGAAAAGGTTAAAGCACGCTGCGAAGAGGTTCAGATGAAACAACGTTCTATGGAGGCTGCTAAAACTAAAATTCTTAAGGAGCTTTCTTTTGAAAAAAATGCGGAGCAAGCCGCAGAGCTGGCAAATAACTTCAACAGGCTGACACGTCTCCCAGAGAGTAATCGTTATACCATGGCACTGTTCAGCATCGATCCCAAAGAGGCGGAGGGTGAGCAGCAGAGTCTGGAAGAGTGTATGAGTAGGCTGATCTCTTATCTGGATCACTTTTTTAAGGCGAAAAATATAGAGGTTGTTTTTGTTCCTTACAAGGATGGCGAGACAGGTGTGTTTATGGAAGCGACTCAACAGCCTGGCTATTATACTTGGGAGGATTTAGCAGTGGCTATTCGTAGTGCACTGGATTTTACGGTGACGGCAGCAGTCGGGGCGCAGGCAGCAGAATTAGCGCTGGTCCATAATCTGTATAAGCAGACGCGTGTGATTTTAAATGAACGTTTTTATAAAGGCACGGGCTTAATTATTCATGCCGCGGCTATTTCGAATCAGTTCGACAGTGAACATATGCCACCTTTTGAGAGAAAAGAGTGGTTTGAAGCTATCAATCAGCTGGACTTCGAGCAGGCCGCACAAAAGCTGCATCAATATTTCGTGGGATTGGCCACGCTGAGAATCAAGAAAAAAATCATCTGTAATTGGGCGATTGATCTTGTTGATGAACTGCTAGAGCAGCTGCATCAGTCGGTTCCCGAGGGCTTTAAGCGGGCGGAGCTCTATCATTCCATCTATAATGCGCTGACTTTACATGAGATCGAGGATTTAATCCTGGGCACTGCGGGTGATGCCGTGAGCATGCTAGGTGAGCGACTTATGGATAAAAATACAAAGCTGGTCCACAAGGTTCGCACCGTGATTGAACAAAATTACGATCAGCCGATTACGATTAATAGTCTGTCTGATCAGGTTTATCTGTCACCGAACTACTTAAGATCTATTTTTAAGGATAAAACAGGCATCACGATCCACGATTATTTAACCCGTATTCGGCTTGATAAGGCTAAGGAGCTGCTCGCAGACGGGTCACTGAAGATTCAAGATATTGCCCAGAGAGTGGGGTACGAAAGCACGTCTTATTTTATTTCTCTATTTCTGAAGAACCTTGGGGTCACACCTAACGAGTATAGGAAAAATATTTAA